CTGAAATCAAACCATGTAAGTGTCTTAAATATTCTAGTAATGCTGATGAGAGATTACAAGGCTTTCACTaacttaatgattttttttttcatatatataggTTCCTCCGTTCTTGGTTAGAAAGGTGTTCACGCAGATATTCTCATTCATTAACGTTCAGCTGTTCAACAGGTTCTTACCATCTTACTCTCATATTACATTTTGTTCTcaaataatttgtattaatattgCATTCTCATACCGACCATGACAGCCTTTTGTTAAGACGGGAATGTTGTTCATTTAGTAATGGGGAGTACGTAAAAGCAGGTTTGGCTGAATTAGAGCACTGGTGTTACAAAGCAACAGATGAGGTAACAAATCTGATATGATAGTTTCACTCTTTAACTTCAAATACTTACGTATAGACAAAAACCGCCATTGCAGTACGCAGGTTCTTCTTGGGATGAGCTTAAGCATATCAGACAGGCCATTGGGTTTCTGGTACCTTTCATGATAAATGTTGTAAACCTGAAACAAGTCAAAACATTCCTCacattgttttataaaaaaaaatgcaggTGATACATCAAAAACCTCAAAAAACATTGGATGAGATAAGTCATGATCTGTGCCCGGTACGTGGATTTGAATTGTTTgatatatagaaatttaaagTGTTGGACTAGTCTGATCAAATCTGGTTGAAAATGCAGGTGCTCAGCATACAGCAGCTATACCGAATAAGTACAATGTACTGGGACGATAAGTACGGAACACATAGCGTATCGCCAGACGTAAGCTTTGGGGGGTTTTTGTATAATCTACTCTTATGATATATGATTCAGAATAACTAATCTAGtaattatttttgtgtataaatataGGTGATAGCAAATATGAGGGTGCTAATGACAGAAGATTCAAACAATGCTGTTAGCAACTCTTTTTTGTTGGATGATGATTCCAGGTACTCACTCTCGTGATAAATTCATTTATTCATTGACtccatttcaattttttttttcttaagcaTATTGTGTTTTCTTGGCAGCATTCCATTCTCGGTTGATGATCTGTCAAAATCAATGGAGAGGATTGAGATTGGAGATGTAGAACCACCACCTCTCATCCGAGAGAATTCTGGGTTTAGCTTTCTCTTGCCATGTTCTGGCTAAATAAGTGCTCGTTGGTTTCCTAGAGAGATAAATAAGATGAGGACTGTATTCCATTTCCTATTATACGTAGGCCCAACTACTAAGCTAGAATAGTTCAATAAGTTTGCATCACCATTTCTTAATAATTTGTTGTTTTGAAACTTTTGAATAGAGGTGTCAATGAGTTAACGTTTGATGATTCGAGGAGTTGGAAATTTTTGAAGCAGGTATAATCCAATCTTGAGCTATACCAATCCGATCAGAAATCAGATtgtgctaaaaaaaaaaattatttgttaactTTTCTTATTAAATAATTCGCAATGACTGACTATATATAAACTCGCTAAATATTTGTATCTTTAACTAATTAGGGATgattgagaagaaaaaaaaatcagagttGAAAAGTATTGGAATATACTGCCAAAAGGTAGTATTTCCAACTCGCTTttatatttgagaaaatttcaaatacTGTATACTACAAGTTTGATACtacttttcaaatttaccattaataaatgaatattttcacaaatattttaaatttgtgataaaaataacactaagctattttttttaatatttatagagCATTTATAAACTCAACCTCAACCCCTtaatactaaaccttaaacaataatcactaaagCCTAAACCCAAATGTTAGTATATTTTTGGATTGgtggtatttttgaaaagtgaTACTTAACTTGTGGTATTTCTGACAATTTTCCTCTATAGTTTGCTCAAAACTACTAAGGAAAATCATTTTCAACTaacatctatttattttttatttattttttgattaaatatcaaatttattgatcaaaaatagaaaaagaatttACATAAAATGATCTATTGTTCTAATCCGTAAAGAATAAAAGAATGATATGTTCTAATATGTGTAGAGAGTAAACCATCTCACTAGTAGCCCCCTCAGCTTATGGTTTCCCGTATACTTCAAAGATGAGATGCGCTTCTTGACCATATTCTCAATGGCCTTAGTAGTTGTATCCATAGGTGCGCACACACCTCCATGCCGTCTTGAGTTCCTCTCCTTCCACAGCATATAAACTAacatctatttattattttaaaatagtttttctCTGGTATATTAAGAAGAAaacatatagatttttataTGCAAAACATAGTTGCACAAAAAGGTACTTgtctttaaaaagaaaaatatattttcaaatccaaaatttaagatcaaaataaatgaaacaaaaaaataataagttttaacctaattagaaaATAGGTGTGGTCCATTTCAACTGAATAAATGCAACCTAATGCTccatccgtttcatattaagtgtcgttatAGAGAAATTGTTTTGTTACAAATAAGTGCCGTTTCCgaatttcaatacaaaatttattaattttattaaaagtttatttttctatcggttaaaatatggttatgtgtataggtaattgtgtttttgtatagaaatatatacaaaatgaaTTGATTCCTTAAtatgtgtgcacaaatccaaaatgacacttaaaatgaaacagagggagtataacaGAAAGTCTAATTAAGTCAACTTCATATTATTAGTTAGAataattttctctttattttttatgcatgtaaattataatgactcaaaattaatgaataagcgaaaaaatatattaaaaaattattacgaTTTAGTTTTGGTcatcaaaatttatatacatacataaattttcaaaagattttcGCTTATGTTCCTGCAACTCCAAACCGGTaacattttcatgtttctttccgaacataacatatatcaagttataaataattttaccaaaatatattataaattcaaaacaataaataaattaaatgcaACTAACaatgttaaatttgattttatcctatttaaaattatttaaattatggtTGAGTTGAGATGAATAAAAGCAATttaatacatcaaaaataaCTTAATCGATCAAAATGTTTATAAGCAAAATcaaatgtttgttttaaaaattatctatttgtttttatacattacatacaaattttaaaaagatttagaacttataaaataaaatattaattaaattcttataaattagatatttttaaatattgatattcGTGCATGAACCCGTGAAAATCACGTAGTATTAAGGAAAAACACATATTTTAGTggagaaaaaggaaagaaaagaaaagaaaagggaaggactgtttttttttgggcaGTAGAAAAGGGACTGGTTAACTAAACCAATATAGGCGCACGCGAAATACTTTGTTGCTTTGTTTTTATAGAATTAAATATTCGGAGATTACCTTAACTGTTGAACAACCTCTAGTCCGGCTAATTAAGTCAACGTTGTATAGGTGAGGAAGGTAAGATTTTGGTAAAATCATGCACGAAAACAAACTTCACACACAACACACAAAGAAACTGAATATAAAATAGAGAATATACATACTGTTGGTGCATTAgtaatattactaaataaacCAAGTAGTAGAGCAATGGGAGATCTTCAACAGAGAGTTCATCCGGTTCTTCAAATGGAAGCCAACAACAAGAAAATATCACCAGCTGGGGGAAAGACAGAACATCTTCCAACACAACGGCCATTTCCGCCTCCTGCTACGGTCGAAAACAAGAAAGCATCACCAGCTCGCGAAAAGACACAACAGCTGCTTCCAGTACAACGACCACTTCCACCTCCTCCTTTGATGGTGCGTAATAGGAAGCGAAATCTTTGCTGCAGAATCTTCTGTTGGGGTTTAAGCCTTCTAGTCATTGGCTTGATCGCATTAGCGGTTGCAATTACggttatatattttgttttccatCCTAAAATCCCACAATACGAGGTCAACAGTTTACGAGTTAGCAACCTTGGTATCAACCTAGACCTCTCTCTTTCCGCCTTGTTCAAAGTCGAGATCACAGCTCGTAATCCCAACGAAAAAATTGGGATTTATTACGAGAAAGGAGGCCGTCTCCAAGTGTGGTATACCAAGACAAAGCTCTGTGAAGGTCCTATACCCAAGTTTTACCAAGGACATAGAAATGTAACTAGACTGAATGTGGATCTAGCGGGAAGAGCACAGTTCGGGAACACTGTTCTGTCGGCAttgcagcagcagcaacagacAGGACGTGTCCCGTTAGATCTCAAAGTGGATGCACCTGTTTCCGTCAAACTGGGGAAATTGAAGCTGAGGAAGGTCCGAATATTGGGGAACTGCAAGCTTGTTGTTGATAGTTTATCAACAAACAATAGAATTAATATAAAAGCCAGTGATTGCAAGTTTAGGCTTAAACTTTAAGGTGTTCCTTTCTTGGGTGTATGTGTATCCATCATTTTCTAATGCATTGATTAAGTTTTCTGAATTTCTTGTTTTAAGACTATAAAAACATCTCCATCTATGGAAACtttctcaaacaaaataatgatatttATAATTGGAATATATGACCGAAAAATAGATAGTCATGCAACAGTGATATTTGGGTGACAACAGATAGAGAaagacaaaattatattttttttttgtaagaataGTTACTTTTACAATTCCTTGTAAAAGTGCTATCTTTGTTCGagtttttatatacataaacctatacaaatattttttaaacctataaaatattaaagatgtgacgcaacaaaaaaaattggataattttgaatagtttaaatatattttggagaatttaGACATCTTTTAAGaagttctaaaatattttacatgaaagtcttttaagttttaatcGCAGAAACGGATAATTTGGATATTAATATTACCGTTACCTCTTAACTAAGAAAAGATCCAATAACATGGGATacaacataaaacaaaaagattgaGACAGAGATACcatgattgttttgattagaCATAATAAACCCAATTACAATGTAGTAGTATTTTCTTTGTTCAGTCAAAGAACATTAATATCgaattcaaattataaaaacaaactGGAACTATGAGCTAATCTTCAATGCACCAC
This genomic stretch from Brassica napus cultivar Da-Ae chromosome C9, Da-Ae, whole genome shotgun sequence harbors:
- the LOC106345578 gene encoding NDR1/HIN1-like protein 6, translated to MGDLQQRVHPVLQMEANNKKISPAGGKTEHLPTQRPFPPPATVENKKASPAREKTQQLLPVQRPLPPPPLMVRNRKRNLCCRIFCWGLSLLVIGLIALAVAITVIYFVFHPKIPQYEVNSLRVSNLGINLDLSLSALFKVEITARNPNEKIGIYYEKGGRLQVWYTKTKLCEGPIPKFYQGHRNVTRLNVDLAGRAQFGNTVLSALQQQQQTGRVPLDLKVDAPVSVKLGKLKLRKVRILGNCKLVVDSLSTNNRINIKASDCKFRLKL